The following proteins are co-located in the Aquarana catesbeiana isolate 2022-GZ linkage group LG02, ASM4218655v1, whole genome shotgun sequence genome:
- the LOC141129939 gene encoding oligodendrocyte transcription factor 3-like: MDSDCQSSRSSSPELERSQSLHFKSGPMFQKLCVGQRMPTREKVKSSRRENQENLHELRMKVNSRERQRMHDLNQAMDGLREVMPYSHGPSVRKLSKISTLLLARNHILMLSNSVEEMRKLLSEAYGVHRLPGCTSSLHRPHIALLPQGMSTQPLSNVSGYIGLTTPEIHHTPKAAPQHFSGPLCPCVTCQPFSHQLARTAPTLPFLRTSK, translated from the coding sequence ATGGATTCAGACTGTCAGTCTAGCAGGTCGTCGTCACCGGAACTGGAGAGAAGCCAAAGCCTTCATTTCAAATCTGGGCCAATGTTCCAAAAACTGTGTGTGGGTCAGCGCATGCCCACCCGAGAAAAGGTGAAATCCAGTAGGAGAGAGAATCAGGAGAACCTGCATGAGCTGCGTATGAAGGTGAACAGTCGTGAACGACAAAGAATGCATGACCTGAACCAAGCCATGGATGGTCTACGAGAAGTCATGCCATACTCTCATGGACCCTCTGTTCGTAAGCTCTCAAAGATTTCAACGCTGCTGCTGGCACGTAACCATATTCTTATGCTATCCAACTCTGTTGAGGAAATGAGAAAGTTGCTTAGTGAAGCCTATGGAGTTCATCGTCTGCCTGGCTGTACAAGCTCTTTGCATCGGCCACATATTGCACTGCTACCCCAAGGTATGAGCACGCAGCCACTTTCAAATGTCAGTGGTTACATAGGACTAACAACACCAGAAATCCATCACACCCCTAAAGCTGCTCCTCAGCATTTTTCAGGACCTCTCTGCCCTTGTGTCACATGCCAGCCCTTCTCACATCAACTAGCAAGGACTGCTCCTACTTTACCATTTTTAAGAACCAGCAAATAG